A section of the Malania oleifera isolate guangnan ecotype guangnan chromosome 2, ASM2987363v1, whole genome shotgun sequence genome encodes:
- the LOC131148567 gene encoding methyl-CpG-binding domain-containing protein 11-like, with product MASEVDKDKVEQPEEEHRDDVVSIELPAPKGWTKLYTPKKTGTPRRNEIVFITPTGEEIKNKRHLNQFLKSHPGGPAASEFDWGTGDTPRRSSRISEKSKATETPESEPPKKVRKKSSSKKGSEEKKVDTDGDDEVGEDKTDEAAKTSDVEMKDEEGGAVVGEQSEGKITAKADVTAVNTGKDSEQKTEQKIDDLNIEKLQNQDDTNIATSDRKEEQQGRNSSMPTCEPEERKEEAEKQPSPMLEEKKETEKLVGTINEAEKEAAKHKEHAEAPPLLPVPDEIVSSEKEVKASEGTCVNVEKDHAEGTKADADSIKEMCAEKLTNVGEVRPEKGSLSDGQGVENHSTGVGEA from the exons TATACCCCGAAGAAAACTGGAACCCCTCGGAGGAATGAAATTGTTTTTATTACACCAACTGGTGAGGAGATAAAAAATAAGAGACATTTGAATCAGTTTCTCAAATCTCACCCAGGAGGCCCTGCTGCCTCTGAATTTGACTGGGGGACAG GTGATACTCCAAGGCGTTCTTCAAGAATAAGTGAGAAATCAAAGGCAACAGAGACACCAGAAAGCGAGCCTCCAAAGAAAGTGCGAAAGAAATCAAGTTCAAAGAAGGGCTCAGAAGAGAAAAAGGTTGATACTGATGGAGATGATGAGGTTGGAGAAGATAAAACTGATGAAGCAGCAAAAACTAGTGATGTAGAAATGAAAGACGAGGAGGGGGGTGCAGTTGTAGGTGAGCAGAGTGAGGGCAAGATTACTGCCAAGGCAGATGTTACAGCTGTAAACACTGGGAAGGACTCGGAGCAGAAAACTGAGCAAAAGATTGATGACTTAAACATTGAGAAACTGCAGAACCAGGACGATACTAATATAGCTACTTCTGACAGAAAGGAAGAGCAGCAGGGTAGGAATAGCTCGATGCCAACTTGTGAGCCGGAGGAAAGGAAAGAGGAAGCTGAGAAACAGCCAAGTCCCATGctagaagaaaagaaagaaactgagAAACTGGTAGGGACTATTAATGAAGCTGAGAAAGAGGCAGCAAAGCATAAAGAGCATGCAGAAGCTCCTCCCCTGCTGCCGGTGCCCGATGAAATTGTATCTTCTGAGAAAGAGGTTAAAGCTTCCGAGGGAACCTGTGTAAATGTAGAGAAGGACCATGCAGAGGGGACCAAAGCAGACGCCGACTCTATTAAAGAAATGTGTGCTGAGAAGCTGACCAATGTGGGAGAAGTTAGACCAGAGAAAGGTAGCCTTAGTGATGGGCAAGGCGTGGAGAATCATTCGACGGGGGTTGGGGAAGCGTAG